DNA from Corynebacterium aurimucosum ATCC 700975:
TAAGCCGCGCCCGGGCTACCTGCGCTCGAGCACACAGGACGGGTTCGGGTTAAGGGTCAGAAACGACAAAAGCCCGAGCGCTATGCTCGGGCCTTATTGCGCGCTAGGCGCGGTGAACTTCTTTAAAGGTTCGGGAACCAGATGGAGATCTCGCGCTCTGCGGACTCCGGGGAGTCGGAACCATGAACAACGTTCTCGCCAACGGTCAGGGCGAAGTCACCGCGGATGGTGCCCGGGGTGGCCTTCTCTACTGGGTGGGTGCCACCGGCCAGCTGACGCCATGCGGCAATAGCGGACTCGCCCTCGATGATGCCAGCAACCAGCGGTGCGGAGGTGATGAAGTCAACGAGCTCGCCGAAGAAAGGCTTGTCCTCGTGCTCGGCGTAGTGCTTCTTTGCGGTCTCTTCGTCGGCGACGCGCAGATCCATGGCGACGAGCTTCAGGCCCTTGCGCTCGATGCGGGAGATGATCTCGCCCACGTGGCCGTTCTTCACGCCGTCCGGCTTGATGAGAATGAGTGTACGTTCAGTCATAGGGCACATAGTACAGAACAGGTGCTCCCGCGTCCTGACAGTGGGGCTAATTTTAAGCGCTACGTGAGGTGTTGCACGATTTCTTCCGCGCGCTCATGGCTCGTGCCACGAAACCACATCTGTACTTGGCGCACGGCCGTGCCGTATTGGCCGCTCTCCAGCAGGCTTTTCAGCTCCTCGCGGTGCCATTCTTCCAAATCCGCAAACTCCACCGGGCGCTCGTCGCGCTGCTGCTTGAGCATGCCGACGACGAGGAAGACGAAGGCCGGGATCAGCAATGCGAGAGGAAGCGCGAAGCCACCAAAATACAGTTTGGCCACGAGTGCGGCGATGCACAGCAGTGCGGAAAGACCGTAGAGCAGAAAGAGCATGCCCGTTAGTCTAGCGTGTTGAACGTCGACTGCAGCCAGACGCGCGAGCTCATGAGCAGGCGCTTTGCCGCCGCAGTATGGGGAGCCCACAGCTCGAAGGCATGCACGCCACCGTCGACGACCTCGCACTGTGTAGGAACGCCAGCAGTTCTCAGGCGCTCGGCGTAATCCACAATCTCGCCGTAGAAAAGCTCGCTGCTGCCCGCATATAGCCACGCCGGTGGTAGGCCAGACAAATCCGCGCGGCGACCGGGAACGGCATAGGGTGCATCGGGGTTGCCATTGACGTAGAAGCGCCAAGCCTGCGCGTTGGAATCCGCGTCCCAGATGGGGTTGCGGTCGGTGGAGGCTGCGCGGTCATCGAGCATCGGGCAGAACAACCACTGCCCGGCTGGTTGAAGCCCGCCTTCATCGTGGAGGCGCTGGCACAGTGCCGCGGCGAGCCCTCCCCCGGCGCTCTGCCCGCCGATAACAATCCGATCCGGTCTGATTCCCAGCTCTTCCGCATGCGTGAGGAGCCAGTGGTAGGCCGAGTGGACGTCGTCAAGCGCGGCCGGATAAGGGTTCTCCGGGGCGAAGCGGTAGCGCGGCGCGATGATGCTAACGCCTACTTCCGCAGCGGTCTCCTTGAGGTGCTTGACGTCTTGGCGCGGATGCCCCATGAGCAGACCACCACCGTGGATCCACAGCACAGCACCGCGCGGGTTCTCCGGGCTATAGATGGTGGCGTGGATTTCGGTGTTCTCCACCTGCTGCGTGCGCACGCCCTGGATTAAGGGCGCGGGCCAGAGCGCTGGCATGATGCGCCCGGCGCGGCGGATGAGCGGATTAGTCGGATCGAATAGCGACATGAACGCCGCTCCCGCGCGCAGCTCCGGCCGGATATACACCGCGGCGGCCTACTTCTCAGTCAGGTGCTGCGTGGTGAGGTAGCCGCGCTCCATGCGGGCGACAATCACCGAACGCATATAGGCCGCGAGCGCCCAGAGCAGGGCGAAGATGATGAAGATAGTCGCCACGGACCAGTGGACCATAAAGCCGAGCACGATACCGATGACGTGGAGGACTATCTGCACCCCGACGATCCACGGCTTATTCATGAAGGGGAAAGACGCCAGGAGCAGCACCATAAAACCGATCACCACGCCATAGTTGAACGGGGTCCACAGGGTGCCGTCATAAAGCTTGTACAGCATAGGCAGCGCTAGGACAAAGGTAATGAGTTCCAGCGTGAGGGAGCTGGCCACCACCATGCCGCCGAATTGCTTAAGGGGATCCTTGGCCGGTGCCTCACCCAAGCCAAGCGGGCCGATCTCTTCCTCAGGGACAGGTTTGCGGGGGCTCATGCGGGTTCCTTTCCAAAGAGTGCGCGGGCGTCACCGGCGGTGACTACCGAGCCAGTAATCACGATGCCGGAACCGGACTGCACGTCGGCATCCTCCGCCAATTCAACGGCCTGAGTATAGGCACTGGGGAGGTCGGGCTCGACGTACACGCGCTCTTCGCCGAAGATATCGCGGGCCAGCTCCGCCAGCTCATAGGCATCGCGGGCGCGCGGGGAGGTGTTCTGCGTGATCACGACTTCCGTGAGGACCGACTCGAGGGCAGTGAGGATGCCGGCGGCATCCTTGTCCGTGAAGATGGAGACCACGCCGATGAGTCGCGCGAAATCGAAATCACGGTCGAGGGCTGCGGCCAAGGCCTTGGCGCCGTGCGGATTGTGGCAAGCGTCAAGGAAAGTCGTGGGACTAGTGCGCACGCGCTCCAAACGGCCGGGCGAAATGGCCTTGGCAAAGCCGGTTCGCACCGAGGCAATGTCGAGTGGGTGGCCTGCCGACGCCCCGAAGAAGGCCTCTACCGCAGCCAAAGCCACGGCCGCGTTCTTGGCTTGGTGCTCGCCGTGCAGTGGCAGGAAGATGTCTTCGTACATCCCGCCCAGGCCCTGGATGCTCAGCTGCTGGCCGCCCACTGCGATGCGGGATTCGAGCGCGGCGAACTCGGAGCCCGCGCGGGCCACGCCGGCACCGACGTCGACGGTGCGCTGCAGCAGCACGCGCATGGCTTCCGGGTCTTGCTCCGCCAAGATGGCGATGTTCTCCCCCGGCGTGAGCACGTCCTCGGAATCGTGCTCACGGGCCTTGATGATGCCGGCCTTTTCACCGGCAATCTCCGTGATGGTGTCACCGAGGTAATCCGTGTGGTCGAGGCCCACCGGCATGACCACGGCTACCTCTGCGTTGACCACATTCGTGGCATCCCACGTACCGCCGAGACCG
Protein-coding regions in this window:
- a CDS encoding alpha/beta hydrolase, which encodes MSLFDPTNPLIRRAGRIMPALWPAPLIQGVRTQQVENTEIHATIYSPENPRGAVLWIHGGGLLMGHPRQDVKHLKETAAEVGVSIIAPRYRFAPENPYPAALDDVHSAYHWLLTHAEELGIRPDRIVIGGQSAGGGLAAALCQRLHDEGGLQPAGQWLFCPMLDDRAASTDRNPIWDADSNAQAWRFYVNGNPDAPYAVPGRRADLSGLPPAWLYAGSSELFYGEIVDYAERLRTAGVPTQCEVVDGGVHAFELWAPHTAAAKRLLMSSRVWLQSTFNTLD
- the folC gene encoding bifunctional tetrahydrofolate synthase/dihydrofolate synthase — translated: MAEEKGREEFEVVDALAEGTDGGPVEITDSGLTLNLGGEEDYEEAAPEQATPEELAELAQVTAELNARAPETIIEPSLERIEMLMDLLGNPERSFHVIQVAGTNGKSSTARMIDSLLRSFHRRVGLVTSPHLQLVTERIGIDGHPIHPRDFVRIWREIKPYVEMVDSRSDIPMSTFEVLVGISYAAFADAPIDVAVVEVGLGGTWDATNVVNAEVAVVMPVGLDHTDYLGDTITEIAGEKAGIIKAREHDSEDVLTPGENIAILAEQDPEAMRVLLQRTVDVGAGVARAGSEFAALESRIAVGGQQLSIQGLGGMYEDIFLPLHGEHQAKNAAVALAAVEAFFGASAGHPLDIASVRTGFAKAISPGRLERVRTSPTTFLDACHNPHGAKALAAALDRDFDFARLIGVVSIFTDKDAAGILTALESVLTEVVITQNTSPRARDAYELAELARDIFGEERVYVEPDLPSAYTQAVELAEDADVQSGSGIVITGSVVTAGDARALFGKEPA
- a CDS encoding DUF4233 domain-containing protein gives rise to the protein MSPRKPVPEEEIGPLGLGEAPAKDPLKQFGGMVVASSLTLELITFVLALPMLYKLYDGTLWTPFNYGVVIGFMVLLLASFPFMNKPWIVGVQIVLHVIGIVLGFMVHWSVATIFIIFALLWALAAYMRSVIVARMERGYLTTQHLTEK
- the ndk gene encoding nucleoside-diphosphate kinase — translated: MTERTLILIKPDGVKNGHVGEIISRIERKGLKLVAMDLRVADEETAKKHYAEHEDKPFFGELVDFITSAPLVAGIIEGESAIAAWRQLAGGTHPVEKATPGTIRGDFALTVGENVVHGSDSPESAEREISIWFPNL